A stretch of DNA from Terriglobales bacterium:
AGCTCCGCTCCGCGCGGCATTTCAAATGGGACGCGCGCCTCAGCAAGGGTTCGTTTGGCGCGCACGATTCGCTGCGCAACCGTTGGTTCCGGAACCAGGAATGCGCGTGCTATCTCGTCCGTCGTCAGTCCGCCGAGCAGGCGCAGCGTGAGCGCGGCACGCGCTTCCTTGGAGAGCACTGGATGGCAGGAGATGAAGATGAGCCGCAGCAGATCGTCGCCAACATTGTCGTCGAGGGCGGCATTGAGATCGGGCACGGCCATCTCTTGCGCCTCGAGTTCGCGGCCAAGCTCTTCGTGCTTGCGCTCCAGCCGCTTATTCCTGCGGAAGAAGTCAATTGCGCGATGCTTGGCCGCAGCCATAAGCCAGGCGCCGGGATTCTCGGGAATACCCGATTCGGGCCACCGCTCGAGCGCGGCGACGAGGGCATCGTGCGCAAGATCTTCGGCAATGCCGACGTCGCGCACGATTCGCGTGAGCCCTGCGATGAGCCGGCCGGACTCGATCTTCCAAACTGCGTCGATGGCGCGATGGGTGTCCGTAGCCGTCACAGCTACCCATCACACCATCTTCGGCAGCGAAGGCGCAAGTCGCAATCTCAGGTAGAGACGCAGCACGCTGCGTCTCCATCATGAAGCAGAGGCAAGCCTCGCTTCCCGCATATTCCCGAGGGCATGGCAGAGACGCAGCATGCTGCGTCTCTACTGGTCTTAGCTCGCCAGTGCCGGTTCCTTCTTCGTTGCCGTGGCATCAGTCGCCAAACCTGGGCAGCCCTGATCGGCCTCAAAGATCTGGCGAATTTCGCACTCACCTTCGCCGGCCACTTGAAGGAAGTCCTTAGTCAACTTGATCGCCTCTTCCTTCGAACTCGCATTCAGTATTGCGAAGCCGGCGACCACTTCCTTCGCTTCGGTGAAGGGACCGTCGGTAATGGTGAATTTGTCCTGTGAGAGTCGTACCCGAGATCCTAATGCGGTCGGCAAACATCCTTCGGTTGCGACCAGGAAGCCAGTCTTAAAGCCATCTTCGACGAGCCTTCCCATCCTGGCCATCTCCTCCGGCGATGGAGGCGCATTCCTCTCGACTGTCTTATAGATTGATAGAAATCGCGGCATGTCACTTCTCCTTGTTGACTTGATTTTCGAATTCGAGCTGGATTTCCGAGCACTCTCGCCGGTTCTTCCTGCCCTCATTTACACAGCGAACGCCGGCATTGAAAATCGACACGTTCGAAAATTTTTTTTGCTCCATCACCCTTGTAGAGACGCAGCATGCTGCGTCTCTACCATGCAGCCGGTTAGCGCCGCACCCTAGCCACCCGCAATCGCGCCGATGATCAGGAAGGGTTCCTTCCCAGATGTGACCGCATCGGGCAAGGGTGTGTCCGGGGATTGATGCGACAAATCCTCCTCACAAGCAAAGAAGCGCAAGAATGCCCGGCGCTGTTGCGTGTCGTGATCACGAATCGTGCCACGCAGCGCCGGATACTTGGCTTCAAGTGCGTCGAGCACCGAGCGCAGCGTAACTGGAGCTGGGACGTCGAGCTGGACTTCGCGACCTACCTGCGCCAGCGTTCGCAGATGTTGGGGAAGTTCGACTCGAATGTTCACGACAGCGTCTGAACTTCCACTGAGAGCACGGCCGGAAGATCTCGAACAATCGGAGCCCAGCTGTCGCCCGCGTCGGCTGATGCGTAAACCTGCCCTCCGGACGTGCCGAAATAAATGCCGCATTTATCGAGCGAATCCACCGCCATTGCGTCGCGCAACACGTTTACGTAGCAGTCCTTTTGCGGCAGTCCTTTTGTGAGTGCCTCCCATTCATTGCCGCCACTGCGGCTGCGGTAGACACGCAGCTTTCCCTCGGGCACAAAGTGCTCGGAGTCGCTCTTGATCGGCACGACATAGATCGTGTCGGGCTCGTGCGCGTGAACGTCGATCGCGAAACCAAAGTCAGTGGGCACGTTGCCGCTCACCTCTTTCCAGGAGTCGCCAGCGTCATCGCTACGCATGATGTCCCAATGCTTCTGCATAAACAGCACGTTCGGACGCTTCGGGTTCATGGCGATGTGGTGAACGCAGTGGCCGATCTCAGCATTCGGATCGGGAATGTACTGGGAATGGAGCCCGCGGTTGATCGGCTTCCAGGTCTTGCCACCATCGTCCGTGCGAAAGGCTCCGGCGGCCGAGATGGCAATAAAAATCCGCTTGGGATTGCTGGGATCAAGAATGACTGTGTGCAGACACATGCCGCCGGCTCCCGGCTGCCAGTTTGGACCAGTTCCATGTCCACGCAAGCCAGAGAGTTCCTTCCATGTCGTTCCGCCGTCGCTTGAGCTGAACAGGGCAGCGTCTTCGACGCCAGCGTACACCGTGTCTGGATCGGTGAGCGAAGGCTCAAGATGCCACACACGCTTGAACTCCCACGGATGCTGCGTGCCGTCGTACCACTGGTGAGTGGTGAGGGGCTTGCCGGTTTCGGGAGAGGTGTCGTAGGCAAACTTGTTGCTCTGGCCTCTGGGACTCCCATCTGGCGCCGGGGCTGGCGCGCCGCCGGGTATCTCCCAAGTCTTCCCACCATCGCTCGAGCGCTGGATGATCTGTCCAAACCATCCGCTCGTCTGCGACGCGTAAATCCGATTAGGATCTGCGGGCGATCCCTTCAGGTGATACATCTCCCAACCCGCAAAGTGGGGGCCACTTACATCCCACTTTTCACGCTTTCCGTCCGACGTCAGAATGAACGCGCCTTTGCGCGTACCAACCAGAACCCGCACCTTACTCATTCCTTGCTCCTTTTCGAAAACGTAATGTCGCTGCACATTTCAGTGATACGACGGACGAGCATGAATGTTCACGACATCTGCGCTGAAAATTTCTGTGGATGTTACGTCTGCATCGTGCGCAGCTTCCCGCCGAGCCAGGCGGAGGGCATCGCCAGCACGATGAGCGCGACAGGATACCAGTGTGGACCGAAAGCCGGTCCTTTGTTCCACGTCACGACAGCACCCATGGTGCTCACCACGAGGGCGATAGCGCCGGCCAGCAGTGCATGTGCCATGGGCCGTTCGGGAGCGAGTCGCGCGGTGATGTAGGTCGCCAGAACCAGGTAGATCGTGCGATAGATAGTCGCAAGCAGCAAAGGCTTGTCGGCCGTGGGCTGTCCGAAGTCCGGAAAGACCCCAATTGCATGCAGGACCATATCTGTCCCGAGCGAGAGAACCACACCCACGACAAATCCTACTAGCAGCGCGACTGCGCTCCGCCCAATGTTCTGGGGGCGCTCATTCGCGTCTGCCATTTGTGCTGCCGATTGAGCTGGCATTCAGAGCTCCTTCTCGAAGTTCACAATGTAACTCTTCTACAACTTCTAGGGAGAGGCACTGGCTTCCGCCGTGGCCCTAACGTTGCTCGTACGCCTGCTTCAGACCCTGGATGTCGATCTTGTCCATTCCCATCATTGCTTTCATTACCCGTTGCGATTTGGCGGGATCCTTGTCCAGCAACATCCGACCCAAAGCATTGGGAATAATCTGCCACGAGAGACCGTACTTGTCCTTAAGCCAGCCGCATCTTTCCTTCTTGCCTCCAGCAGAAAGCTTTTCCCACAACTCGTCTACCTCCTGCTGAGTCTCGCATTTCACGAAGAATGAGACCGCCGGAGAGAAGGTGAAATGTGGACCACCGTTCAGCGCCATGAACTCTTGTCCGTTGAGCTCAAATGTCGCGGACATTACTGTTCCTTTTGGCCCCGGGCCTCCATCTCCGTAACGGGACATGTTCACAACTCTGGAATTCTTGAAGAGCGAAACGTAAAAGTTTACTGCCTCTTCAGCGTTGCCATCGAACCACAAGAATGGAGTAATTTTTTGCATGAAGTGTTCCTTTCCACTAGCCCGCAACGGAATGAATGCGCGCAATCGCGCGCTCAACTGAAAGACGTAGCCGAGATGGGGAGGCAATCCTGGCCGTGGAGATCGTGGGGACGAAGTCCGGCGCCGTGTACATCTTGACAATGCAGCTCGATACCCCTGCTTACTTTTTCTTCCCCACGAAATCCCTCTCCATCTCGCGAAAGCGTTCCACTGCCCTGCTGGGCCCGAAATCGTCCAGCTCATACAACTGCCGAACCTCGATCTCGCCCTCCGCGCCTTCGCCGAAAGGAGCAGGGAAGCGCTTCACCCATTCCCGCGCCTCCTCACGCGACTTCACTTGGATCAACGTGTAGCCGGCGATCAACTCCTTCGACTCGGTAAAAGGACCGTCGATGACGTTGCGCTTGCCGCCCGAGTAGCGCATGCGCCAGCCCTTCGACGTGGGCTGCAACCCAGACGCGTCCAGCAGCGCTCCCGCTCTTGCCAGTTCCTCGTGGTAGGTGGCCATAGCTGCGATCAGCTTGTCCTCGGGCAGCTTGCCCGATTCCGTTTCTTTGTTGCCCTTCACCATGATCATGAATCGCATAATGTTCTCCTGGGGCCGCTAGTTCTTCTTTGCGTTCGAGGCTTGTTCACGGAGTCGTTTCTCCTGCTCCCTGAGCTCCGGCGTGAACTCAGCGCCAAAGTCCTCGTCCTCAAACACATGACGGATCTCGATTTCGCTCTCGCCTTCCATGGGATTGGGACAGCGCTTTACCCATTCGATCGCCTCTTGTTTCGATTTCACTTTCCAAATCCAAAAACCGGCGACTAACTCCTTCGATTCGGTAAACGGTCCGTCGATGACAGTGCGTTTCGTTCCCAAGAATCTCACGCGAGCACCCTTTGAGCTGGGATGGAGGCCCTCGCCTGCCAGCATGACCCCGCTTTCACCAGCTCTTCATTGAACTTTCCCATTTCGGCGAGCAGCTTCTGGCTCGGCATCTTGCCCGCTTCAGAGTCTTCGCTCGCCTTTACGATGACCATGAATCTCATTGTTATTTCTCCTTCTTATGATCTCGCCTCACTCAGACGGCGAATGTGCAATGCCGTAATCGACAACTTCAGTATTCTTTATTTTTGGAAATACTTGCTAAGTGCCTGGCGGTGAGAAGCCCGAGCCGGACGCTGCGAGGGCTTGAATCAGGGACGAAATTTTGTAAGTACGATTACGCCTAGGAGAGAAGCGCGGTTAGCGACCGTCGCGGGTCACCGGGTTCCAGTGTCCATCGTTGGAGTTGTACCAGTTTCTCCACGCTGCTGGATCATGCGGCAGAGACTCGCCTGTGATGTCCCGGAGGGCCTGGAAGACCCACTTGTGGGTTTCAGGATCGAGCGAAGGATTCTCAGCATAATCGAGCAATTTTGGCACCGCGGTACGGCGCTGTTTCTCACTTAGCATGCCCGACTGGGCCAGTCCGCATGCCGCCCGCTCACGGATCATTCCCGATGGATCGTCGTGGAATACCTCAAGCAACGGGGCGATAGTTTCGTCGCTGCCCAGGTAGGCGAGGCCCTCAACCGCCCAGTAGCGGACGTTCACATTGCTGTCGTGAATCGACGACAGCAGAATCTGCGCCGCGCGTTGCGGCTCAACGCCACGGTTTCCAAGCAGGCCGATATCCCACAGCGCATTGGCGCGTGGTCCTTGCTCGCCAGAACGGGCATCGGGCTCCAGACGATCAATCGTAGCCGTACTCTTTTCCAGGTCGCGCCCAGCAATATCAATTTCAATGGCCGCAGCACGAACTCGGAGATCGTCGGAGTTGAGCGCGGTCATGAAGAGCGATTCCAATTTCTGATCCAGTTGGATTTTTCCCCGCCAGCCATATACGCGCTCCGCGATCTGATCGTTGGCGCCGCGATAGTGATTGATCGAACGTTCCAGCAGTAGCTGCGCCTGGCTCTGTGGGGCCATCTGGTCCAGCACCTCGATCTCGTGCTCAGACAGCACATTGGCAGACGCCGGCTCAGGCTTGCCGCCGAGACTAAGCAGCTGCGCAACTTCCTGCCATGCCGCTCGCGCCGTTCCCGTTGCCACGAAAAGTCCGCCCAGCAGTGCAAGAATCGCAAGAGCGATCAGACGGAAGGCTCCTCGCGGCGCACCGGTGTTCCTGGGCGAAAGGGGATCAGCCTCGGGCCGGAGCGCTGCTTCCTGCAGGCGCGGATCGGAGGTTTGACTCACCCGGCAAGTATAGGAAGGTAGCTGAAGCCCGAAAAGATTACGCACGGACAGCAGGTAACCATGTCCAGCAACAGGGCTTACAGGCTCGAAAAGTTACGGATTGAAAGGTGAGTACTCCCGCAGCGTGTAACTCGCCAATGCAGGCTGGTCGATTTCGATTGCCTTGTCAATGTCGAAGATCAGCAGGCGTTGGGCTCCTGGGAATGCTGAGCGATCGGAATCCCAGTCGATCGTGGTGGTGCCCGAGAGTTGCAGAGTGCGTCCTTGTTCGAAATCGGGAAAGAGCAAGCCAGTGCGCGGATTTGCGCTGATGTTGCCGAGCGTGTTGAACATGTTGTTGCCGCTGTAGTCGGGAATGATCAGCCGTCGCGTTCCTTCTACTTTCACGAAGCCAGGATTGCCTCCACGATGCGACGCGTCTACTCCGCGGTCCGGATGTGCGCTGGCTATGAACAGCGTGTCGGCGTGCGCGATCCATTCACGCTGTGCCTGGCTCAGCCGGGTGGCATGCGAAATCAGACTCGCTGCCTTGTTGCTCCGTGAAGCGCGTTCCGGAACACGCAGCTGGATGTATTGCGGGCAGTTGCCGTAAACCTGGCGAGCCTGAATGCGCAAGCTATTGTCCCGAAGTACCTGGGCTTCGCCATTGAGGCGCACTCGCTGTCGACTCGCAAGATCGACGATCACCATGCCCACATCAGGATTCTTTTTCAGGTTCGTCAGCAGCGGATCGCCGTCCAGGTCGGCAGGTTCGGTTTCCAGTGTGACAGCGTCAACCACGCGTAAGAAGCCAGAATAGCCGACTCGCAGCGAAGCCCAAGTCCTGCCATCGGAATCAACGCTGGCAAAAGCAACCAGCCTGGGCTCGCGGAGAAAGTCGATGAGTCCATCGGGAATGCTGGAACGAATCCCGCGTCCTGAAACCTGCTCTACACCTGCGCGCAGCTGAACCGCGAGCTCTCCCTCGTGCCAGACTGAACCATCGGGTGAAGTGGCCTGCACCTAGTTCGTCCCTCCTCGCAGCGGCCCGCTCAGAGTGCCCTTTCCGAGCAAGCAGAAGACCACAGACATTTCAGATTGCTGCGCGTTGCGAAAGTTTCAGCAAATTCCTTGACAGGCGTCGCCGAGATACAGAAGGAAGAGGACATCCATCGCGCGGGGGCCGAGCGATTCGCAAAAGGAAAAAGATCAACCCAGCTTCGTCGCTTCGAGGCGTTAGTTCAGACCGGATCGATTTCGCCGTTCACGATCATGGCTTGGGCGACCTTGCGAGCCTGGCGGAAGGTATTGATTTGCGGATCTCCGTCGGGAAGCGCATTCACCAATTTCTCGAGTTCCTCGTCAAAGAGGCGTGTGATCAGCTCCGGAGTCTGCTTCACCGGCTTGCCGCTGTCATCGGTGAACTCCACCTTGTCACGATGCTGAACACGCTGCGCGATCATCAGGCGGTAGATGCGGTCGGTAGCGAGATCTTCCATGTAGCCGTCGAGCAGGCTCGCACCCTTGCCGTTCAACACGCCGTTGCGGTAACGAATCACGGTGCGCACGGCTGCTCGCGTTCCTGCCAGCGTACGCTTGCCAAGACCAGTTGGCTTCGGTCGAAGATTGGGATAGCGTTCACCTACCGCTTTGTGCGTTTTGATCTGGTTCGGAAATGGGAATTGATCGACGGCGATCTGATTTTGATCGGGATGTCCGGTCCATGCCCCGTCGAATCCGCGATCGGACTCGTTCCTCTTGTCTTTTTCAAGAACGGCCAAAGCGCGAGTGTTCAACTCTGGATTTGTGCGGTCGGGATACAGCGCCGTCATGCCGCCGATGGCAAACGCACCACGGTGATGGCAGATCGAGACCAGCAGGTCGCGCAGGTTCTGGAAGAAGGCAACGTCATGCGGAATGGTGTTGCGGTCGGGAAGCACCCACTCGGGGTCGTCGAGGTTGAAGTGGATGAGCGAAGCCATGTAGTCCCAACGTCCCAGATTGAGACCGAGGATGTGGTCGCGCAAGTGATAGAGAAACTCCTCCATCTGAAACGCTTGCGGATGGGACTCGACCAGCGCCATGCATCGGATGTAGCCATGTTGCCATCCGCGTAGGTGCTCGATCTCGTTGAACAGATCGTTCCACCATAAACCTTCTTCTGCTGATTCCGATTTGGGAATATAGAACGAAAGAGGATGCTTCAGCTTGCTGCGGTCGGCTCCGAAGGCCATACGGCAGACGTCGTAGAGCGAAGCAGACGCCAGATCGTCACCTTGCAGGCCAGGCAAGCGCTGCGAAAGATGTAATCCTCGAGCGCGTGTGAAGATCACCGTCTTGCTTTCATTAATCCCAACCTGCTTGTTGCGCTTCTTATCGAAGTAAGTCAACTCGCCGCGCAGCGCAGCATGAATGTTGTTGATACCAAGCTCGAGATGATCCCAGGAGTTCGCCATTGAGTCTTCCAGGTCAAGCATCACGCCGGGCGCCCCGGAGTTTAGCATTTTCACCACAAGTTCAGCATCGTCTGCTGGGCCAGTCATCTGGTTGCGCTGATCCTGGCACCACTCCGGCAGCGTGATGCTCCATTTGCCGGTCGTCGCCTCCGAGGGGGGAAGATGGTTCGGCAGCTTGCCCGCGTGAGCTTCGGCGAGCACTCGTTTGCGCTTAGCGACCAGTTCGCGTTGTCGCGGCGTGAACCGCTCGTGCAGCGGAACAAAAAACTCGAAAAATCCGCTAGGGAGATCGCGCTTCGGATCAAAATTCTGAGAGGCAGAGTTGATGGCAAAGCCGTGCTGTTGGTCCATGCAGGTGAAACTCTAACAGGCGTGAGGCCGCCCGTGCATCCTCGTAGAGACGCAGCATGCTGCGTCTCTACCATGCTGCATGCGCGGGGCAGGTTGTTGGCGTGTGCACTCTCGCCTATGATTGAGCGAGTTCTTCGTGTCATATGCTTGTGTCCACTGAAGCTTGTCCTCAATGCGGCGGCTCGGGATGGAAGACGATCCCGGCAACGACGGTCAAGGCGCAAAGCGTAACCCGCTGTGACTGTCGCATCGGCAACTGGGCCGAGAGGCTGCTGAAGAAGGCGCGCATTCCTGCGCGTTATGAGCATTGCACGCTGGCGAATTTCGAAGTCGATGAACGCGTGCATCCGTCGTTGAAAACCGCCCGGCTCCGGGCCGAACGCTTCATCGAAGATTATCCAGTCAACACAACTGGGCCATTATTTATCGGCCCCGTCGGAGTCGGAAAAACGCATCTTGCGGTTGGCGTCGTCCGGGCGCTCATCGAGCAAAAACGTACCTCCTGCCTGTTTGTGGACTATCGAGAGCTGTTGAAGCAGATCCAGAATTCCTACAATCCCAGCGTGCAGGCAACGGAGCTGGAGATTCTGCAGCCTGTGTTCGAAGCAGAGGTGCTCGTGCTGGATGAGCTTGGCGCCGTGAAACCCACAGAGTGGGTTTGGGATACAGTAAGTCTGATTCTGAACACCCGCTACAACGATAAGCGGACGACGATCATCACCACGAATTTTCCTGATGAACCGCCGGCAGGAGCACAGGGTGAGCCCGGCGACAGATTTGCCGCACGACGCGCGGCGCGCGAAGAGACGCTCGGTGACAGAATCGGCGAACGAATGCGCTCGCGACTCCAGGAGATGTGCAGAGTCATTAAGCTCGAAGGCGAGGATTATCGGCCGACTGCGCGACGGCAAAGACACTGAGGAAGAATCGGGTGATCGGGCCATCGGGTGATCGGGTGAAGTGAAACCTGCCAGAGTGATTTCCGCTGCTCTGGCGTGGCCTTGTGTTAACCCCGGTTTACATGTTCGTGTGGCCCGCTCGCATCTCCTCATTGAACTTTGGTTTCAGGAGAGCGAGAGCCGACTCCATTCGCTTCACGAACTGGTCCGCTTGCGAGGAGAGTTTTGCACTCGCAACCGCAAATTCTCTGGACGAATCGAGTGTCAGCAATCCTTCATTCGCAAGCTCACGCGCGATCTTGCCCAAGTCTTCAGTTGAACAGTCGAGATACTGAGCATCATAAGGATCGGCGATCCAGCTTGGCTTGCCTTCTCCCAAGCGTGCGGTGGCCCAAAAAACCTTGGCGCGGACAAACTCCTTTCGCTTGGTCTCGTCGGTTTCGCTGAAGATGAATCGCTGCTGCCGGGAGCTGTAATAGCGCGTGCTCACCGGCACCGGTTGGCGGTTTCCGCTCTTGAGCAGCTCGAGTTGGCCGAGATCCAGCGTTTTGCGGAGGGCGTTGAACGTCACACCTTCCGCGTATGGCTGCTCGAGAGCCGGCAGGACTTCGGCGAAAGTAACGGTCAAACTGGCTGCGACTTTCGCGTGCAGGGGACTTCCTGCCTCCGCCAGTTGCGCGATGCCATGCAGGATGTAGGAATCGGCTCCCGAAGTGGAACGATGATAGGGCCAACTGAATTGCTGCAGGGACAGCGGTATGCCGTGGAGAGTGAGGAAGACATCGGGACGCGCGGATTGCATGCGCCTTGCGAGCGTGTGGAGATACGTCTTCAACTCGTCGCCTAACGCTGGGCGCTTCTCTATTTCAGCAGAGAGACCCTCACTCGTTTCGACTGAGTAGGTCGTGCCGCTTGGAGACTTGAGTTGAAGCTTTGCCGTCGGCGCTCCAGTGAAATCAGTTCCGGCTCCAGCGCTGACGACAGTAAGGTTGGCCTGTGAAGCTAGCTCCTGAATAAGCTGAGAAATTGAATGTGATGCAGTTGGCATAATCTGGAAATATTGTACTCAAGCGAAAGTAAAACCATAGAACACGGATTGAACGGACACAAGAAGAACCAGATTCTGATCCCTGATTTTCGGTTACGACAGCCATTCGGCTGATCGAGGCAACAGCGCATTTGTCTATATCCGTCCGATCCGTCAAATCCGTTCAATCCGTGTTCTAGCCTTTTGATGTTTTAGTCTTCTTCCAGCACCGCATTCACGATGTCATCGATCATCTGCTTCGCCCGAGCATTGCCCAGAGTGTGATGATTCACGAGAACCGAGAACGCGATATTGTGACCACCCTTCGTTACTGCATAGCCCGACAGGGAATTCACCGAGCCTAACTGTCCCGTTTTGGCTTCCAGATGATCGGCGGCGAATGTTCCCTTGAAGCGCGTCGAGAGCGATCCATCTTCGGCGGCGATGGGAAGCGTGTCGCGGAACTGTGTGGCCCAGGGTTGCCCATAGGCGTACTGCAGTAGCTGCGTAAAGGCGTGCGGCGTTGCCAGATCGGAACGTGAGAGGCCTGAGCCGTCGTACAGCGCGAACTCTGCCGGATCGATTCGCACCTGTTCGATCAGGAATTTCTTTTCGGCATCGAGCCCGCCGGACAGCGATCCAGACACGCCTTTCAGTTTTCCCAAAAGGCGCAGCATGAGTTCAACATGGAGATTCTGACTGACCTTGTTGATGACAACCAGATCCTCGAGCAGCGGCGCCGATTGATGTTGCGCCAGAACGAATCGGGACGGTATGGTGACAGGCGGCACTACGAGTGGCTGATGGATCAGCGGCGGAGGATATTGCCACGCTTGAGAATGCACAGCGCGAACCTTGCCGCGCACAAGAATCCCCCGCTGTTGCAGCAGCATTCGAAGCAGTTGGGCATTCGCGGTTGCGGGATCTTCGATGGCTAGAGCCTCGTCATCGCCCGGGTCGCCGAGCGGGATCGTTCCCCAGAAAGTTAGTTCCAGCGATCCCGGTTCGCGCAGTACGCCTATATTCCGGGCAATTCCCCGGCCCGTTGTAGTGACCAGATTCTTAATCGTGTAGTAGCCGGTGTAGGGATCGAGCGTCAGCAACGCTCGCGCTCCCACGCGATCGCCCGGCTTGAGACTGGCAAAAACCACATTGTCATTTACAGTCAAAGCCGAAACCGGCGCACCGTAGTCCCACATCAGATCGTCCTGCGCCCAGCCTTCGCCATAACGCTCGTAAACGAAGTAGCTGTCGTCGCCAACTACGTCACCGTCGATGACCTTCACGCCGGCGCCGGCCACCTGGTCGACTAGTTCGTCGAGGATTCGCGCATGCTGCGTTACGCGCTCGGTCTTTTTTGCGTAGGGCAGAACGCGTCCCGAGAGATTGGGATCTCCGCGGCCAACCAAGATCACATCACCGGCAACTCGGCCCTTGCCATCGGGAGGGCTGTTCGCCTCAATCGTTGTAAGAAATCGATAATCTGGGCCGACCAGTGCGAGTGTCGTCGCAGTGGTGAACAGCTTGGTATTCGACGCGGGTTGAAGCAGCTTGTCCGCATTCTCGGCATAGAGCGGGGCTCCGGTTGCGAGATCGACGACACTGATTCCCCACGCAGCGTGCTGTGCGCGCGGATCCTGCTGCCGGGTCAGATTAATCCGCGTCGCGAGACGGGTGCCCAAATCCTGCATGGCCTGCGGAGAAACCGCAGGGGTGGGCGTCGTAGCCGGAGTCGATTGCGAAGACTGACAATGCGCAAAAACTACGAGCGAGAGGAACAACGCGATAAGACGCAGGGAGAAATTGGTCATCGCGCCGGATTGTAGCGCAGCGCGTAATTACAATCGCACCATGCGCCCGCGATTCTACTGGAAGCTGCGTTCTCGATCTCTAAAACTCGGAGAGCGCACGTTGGTCATGGGCGTCGTGAATGTGACGCCCGATTCCTTTTCTGATGGCGGACAGTTCCTTGATCCAGACCGCGCGATCGCGCATGGCATCGAGCTGCTAAATGAAGGTGCGGACATTATTGATGTAGGCGGGGAATCAACCCGTCCTGGAGAAAAGGACTTCGTCTCCGCAGACGAAGAGAAGCGCCGCGTCCTGCCGGTGATTGGGGGCATTCTCAACCAAGCTCCTGATGCCCTGATCTCAATCGACACCTACAAAGCCGAAACTGCAAAAGCCGCGCTCGATGTCGGAGCCGAAGTTGTGAATGACGTGAGCGGCTTCACCTGGGACGAGAATATGCTTCCCACTTTGAGAGCGAATACCTGCGGATGTGTGCTCATGCACACTCGCGGGCGTCCGGAAGAATGGCGCAACCAGCCTCCGTTGGATTCCAGGGAAGTTGTGCCGTTGGTGGTCGAGGGTTTGCGTCACCTAACAGAACGCGCACTACTTGGAGGACTGCATCGCGAGCGCATCGTGCTTGATCCTGGCTTTGGCTTCGGTAAGCGCATGGACGAGAATTTTTCCCTGCTCGCCGGGCTCGCGGAACTTCACCAGTTGCAATTCCCGCTGCTGAGCGGCACTTCGCGCAAATCTTTCCTTGCCAGGGCGGCAGCCTTCCGACTAGGCGGTCCCGATTCAAGCCGTTTGGCCGGAACCATCGCAACGGTGACGGCCAGTATCCTTCAGGGCGCGCATCTCGTTCGTGTTCATGATGTTAGAGAGACGGTGGAGGCAGCCCGAGTGGCTGATGCAATCCTGCAGGCGCAGAATTCTACGGAACAAGCAGCCGAAGGTGTAACTCGTAAGTTATAAGTCCTTTAATCACATCTAGTTAAGGGCACTATTGAAACAACCATATCGCTCCCGCCCGGCATCTAGCAGCACATGTAAGCAATTCGGGTCATCCGCGGGACTGCGACCTTGTTACCAGACTTCGAGGAACAATTCTTTGCGGCTCAGGGCGCGAGATGATCTCGATGAGCGCAAGTTTTTTGGACTGACTCCGCGAACGGAAAATCCCCCT
This window harbors:
- the dacB gene encoding D-alanyl-D-alanine carboxypeptidase/D-alanyl-D-alanine-endopeptidase, with the translated sequence MTNFSLRLIALFLSLVVFAHCQSSQSTPATTPTPAVSPQAMQDLGTRLATRINLTRQQDPRAQHAAWGISVVDLATGAPLYAENADKLLQPASNTKLFTTATTLALVGPDYRFLTTIEANSPPDGKGRVAGDVILVGRGDPNLSGRVLPYAKKTERVTQHARILDELVDQVAGAGVKVIDGDVVGDDSYFVYERYGEGWAQDDLMWDYGAPVSALTVNDNVVFASLKPGDRVGARALLTLDPYTGYYTIKNLVTTTGRGIARNIGVLREPGSLELTFWGTIPLGDPGDDEALAIEDPATANAQLLRMLLQQRGILVRGKVRAVHSQAWQYPPPLIHQPLVVPPVTIPSRFVLAQHQSAPLLEDLVVINKVSQNLHVELMLRLLGKLKGVSGSLSGGLDAEKKFLIEQVRIDPAEFALYDGSGLSRSDLATPHAFTQLLQYAYGQPWATQFRDTLPIAAEDGSLSTRFKGTFAADHLEAKTGQLGSVNSLSGYAVTKGGHNIAFSVLVNHHTLGNARAKQMIDDIVNAVLEED
- the folP gene encoding dihydropteroate synthase, coding for MRPRFYWKLRSRSLKLGERTLVMGVVNVTPDSFSDGGQFLDPDRAIAHGIELLNEGADIIDVGGESTRPGEKDFVSADEEKRRVLPVIGGILNQAPDALISIDTYKAETAKAALDVGAEVVNDVSGFTWDENMLPTLRANTCGCVLMHTRGRPEEWRNQPPLDSREVVPLVVEGLRHLTERALLGGLHRERIVLDPGFGFGKRMDENFSLLAGLAELHQLQFPLLSGTSRKSFLARAAAFRLGGPDSSRLAGTIATVTASILQGAHLVRVHDVRETVEAARVADAILQAQNSTEQAAEGVTRKL